The genomic interval ATTGAGGGCATGAGAAAGAGGAGGAAGAAGAATTATCACGGTAATCATTAGTGAAATGGAAAGACAGAGATTGAAAAAGGATGGGAGGTTTATTTATCTGTGGATGTGACATGCAATGGCAGGGAGTTAGAAAGAGTGGGGAGGAGAATTATCTGTGCTGTGAGTgaaacagacagaaagagagagggagagTTAAAGGCTTGTTTGTGTTCATGAGGgaaactggggggggggggggaagaggAGAACCATCTATGTGTATGACTGAAATGAAGGAACAAAGAAGAGGATGAAAAAGGGGAGGGGATTTATCTGCATGTTTACAAGTGAAATTGAGGATACACGGAGAAAGTCAAGGGGAGGACACACCGACAAAAAAGTAGGGAATGAGTGAAGAATGGAGGGTACATGACATGAGTGAGGAGAGTGTGAAATAATGTTCAAGATAAAAGGAAAGTAAAGAAAGAGGGATTGAACAATGATTGACAAATACTCTCTTTCAGAGTACCGCATCAAACATTTGCTAAGTATGTATGGCGCCCTCTGTAggttattttaaaacaatattagGCAACCCACAGTTCATGaaattcaaatatctatttgaTAGTAGTCGAAAATGAGACACAAGAAAACCAAATTTCCTTGATCAGTTGCACAAATTTCAGGCTAGCGATATTTATCTTACCAACTCTACTGTAAATACTTTATACTTTGAGCAGAAAATTTATCAACATTtatattagtttttttttttcaaataatctttaatgttcaaaataaaatttgtctTACCTTCTTCTAGGAAGGCAACTTCAGAGTCATCTAAAGATTGATCTTGTTCAAAAAGTTGTCGTCCTGGAAATAAaagatttgaataaattattacaCCATAAAACCATGAAATAAAAGAGTTTATACCTTCTACTAGAGAACAGTATAgtagtgttctccccactatagagaaagcatggtgcAAACACTGTCCTTGTCACCCAGGCTGCCATACTTGGCAGGTTTTTACCGTGTTGTGTTCTCTCCACTATAGAGAATGCATGGTGCAAACCATGTCCTTGGCATTAGGCCGCCAtacttggcaggtttctaccgtGTTGTGTTCTCTCCACTATAGAGAATGCATGGTGCAAACCATGTCCTTGGCATTAGGccgccatgcttggcaggtttttACCGTGTTGTGTTCTCTCCACTATAGAGAATGCATGGTGCAAACCATGTCCTTGGCATTAGGCCGCCATACTTGGCAGGTTTTTACCGTGTTGTGTTCTCTCCACTATAGAGAATGCATGGTGCAAACCATGTCCTTGGCATTAGGccgccatgcttggcaggtttttACCGTGTTGTGTTCTCTCCACTATAGAGAATGCATGGTGCAAACCATGTCCTTGGCATTAGGCCGCCAtacttggcaggtttctaccgtGTTGTGTTCTGTCCACTATAGAGAATGCATGGTGCAAACCATGTCCTTGGCATTAGGCCGCCATACTTGGCAGGTTTTTACCGTGTTGTGTTCTCTCCACTATAGAGAATGCATGGTGCAAACCATGTCCTTGGCATTAGGCCGCCATACTTGGCAGGTTTTTACCGTGCTTCAGCGTTCTACCATCCGTGAGCTCTACACTGTaataatctttgaatgacaaaatcaaaataCCTTCACATGATAAATGGCTGCTCCtcaatgtatgtacacatatgtgtgtatgtgttaaattaAGCGTCAGACtttgttccagtgttgaagacatgcatatcatatgctgatcactatgcaaaccaatatgcaaattaccatgttatttatatttaaatatttatgcaaatcagcCACTATTGTTGCAATATACCATGGTGAGCACATTggtatattgaaatatttatgcTATGTCTGAAGTCCTTCTCTTCTAATATTTAATGAGTGAAGATTAGGGAACATATGTCTGTGTAGTCCATTCTTACAGAGTTTATTTTTCTTCTGTGATACAGAGTTTATTTTTCTTGTGTGATACATTCTGTATGAAATAACAAAATCCTAAAAGCAGCAAAGTGACATTTTCAGTAAAATCATATCAACAGAATTTTCACAGTTTTATTTCAACATGAAAACCACTTGCAGCACTGATGGTGTTACGTATCACAGATATATTCATTACCTGTTAATTTTTTACTGTCTTCAGCAGTTTCAAGGGTCTTGTTCTTCTTTTGTGCCATTTCTTCATCAAATTTTTTCTTCCATGCCAAAAAGGTTTCTATGGTTACAGGAGTCCCAGTAAACTTTTTTGCCTAACATGTGAAAAACACAAACACTTTCAAATGAAGGTAAAATATTCGTAGACAAACTGAAAAGTGAAGGGTATCGACTGATATTCAGCTGTGTACAAAGTATATGGTAGAATGCCAAATTTACcagaaaatcaaatcaaaatcgtGCCACATGAAAGATTTTTCTGGTCCATTTGAAATGACGAAAGCTAATTTTGGGTTCACTAGTTTTGTTTTGCAGGAAATCAATAGTCTTTTAATTTGCCATAGTATTCAGTgatttggcagccattttggatttagTCTAGTTATATACCTGTCAACGTTTTCTATGACCACTCTCCTCtccacgtatagtcaaatgaCAAATTTTACCGAAAATCTAAATTGcctgctggggaaaggctgaacattgcatgtcagtagtaatctatcacacaaactgacaggcagttgtaattggtgggggtaaaaaaatgtaatgttgtgCCTAGAGTAAAACATTTGACTATAAAATGGTGGAGATCATCATAGCGATGTAATGAGTATCAGAAACTAGACTATTTAGGATTtatacaagcgacctatcggtcagaatagctccgctgttttttttaaattttattttttattttggtgacacatagaagtggttcagttcttcagctcttcactatgcagtcttgttttagcgatgcaataaagtggttagtggttcatttgatgtctcactgtaaaacatgttttacacagaagttggtaatgtattgtacttttataccatagtcaccattttataacaaaaatctactgttatgaaaaattgcacaaaatctcagaaaaaaatgactgggaaatgcacacaagaaaaagaaaaaaaaaagaggattttgaggttggctataaataattccattgtcttacagctttaaccctgggaaattttaatgatgaatgaaataaactagggttctaaaataattttgaggcaatttgaatttcaattttctaacaaatttaccaagtcaacaccattcaacttgtacaagttgtagtagatatatatagggaagaaatgtattaatcgccatcttagtttccggacggcgacaatccccgccaagtacccgaaagagagtcattctggcagccatacgttacagtggtaaaactcgttcatgttctattaccgttcataaagaaaacacaacgaaatggttgaagtgatctttttttttaaatttcttttcatcacaacaacaaaatctgcgtgatcaaaagtgttgtaaactaaaccagaaagaattatcggactggctaaacttcccgatgaactggagtaaggtccaagtccaagtaagcctcgatagtacgtgagaaaatcgtctcaaactagcgatacaactttcaaaatataacttgacatgtgttcatttgttagatttatacaattcaagacgcgttttcactcgaaaacaacaattctgtgaataatgacactctgaacgcagcgatttctcggacgatgttaccactgtaacgtatggctgacaacgacttgcttccgcgttagtccctcgtgcatccgggtacccggggttgtcgccgtacggaaactaagaaagatggaatttacagtgtttcttgtgaccggcgcggcgcctgtcagcagactcggccattttttttcatcattccattgtatttaaaccttgtacttgacatttcgcaatatttataattctcaacaaaatacctcaacatgcctcacttcgctcgtactcaacaagcagcccctcgcggtatgatcactgatgacatgatctgacgagagaaccttttcggatttacatgtaaaacggggaaagatacgcaaaacataatgcaaagtctgaagccaaattaaagttgtgattattttaattatttttacttgccaaatatttgcattttggaaatggcaaaacacgttcatgtcgtttaactttacatgtgaactgtcagccaataaacaaaatttggttgattcacagtccgcagttagactgctcttgcataacttcaaccgcatgccttccttacgcaagttgtcttaattctggttcactgtcactccaaattgcacgacaatatagaattaatcacaagttacatgttatctgaaaacatcacatttctatagtgggtctgaagtgagattttagtgagtaccaagaacgtcctgtgttgttacttgctgtggaaaatcgcccggtcaaatgaggtcagcttcagcttctggtcgaatcaggattgagtatgcaaataaggacggatttgaagtttacaaccctgtttcgaataaacgcttgtcacttcatgcatttgggcgcccaatgcgtagaattatgactatagcacatattacattgcttgtttgacgtcaatagtgtcttttgaaaagtggcagtttacttaaagtctcgtcgactgatttccaatatggcgtcggtcattatgctcattaacatattcatttttttttcaaattacaaaaaaaaaaatcataaaaaataaaaatgaagatgtgctgacttgaaattaacaaacctgagtaagctaccccctgcgcatcaacacaccagatatcaaagcaatctgacaataagttttcacggagatgatgaaaatgacattttacgaaaaaaaatcataaaaaattgaaaatggcacagatcaacttggcatgaacaaatctgaatagcctccccccagggaacatgcacactaaatatctaagaatactgactgtcactttcggagaaaataatgaaaatataaaagtttgacggacacctatgattcactctactctctatactctatacaacctatacctaaagctacgctttcagctttcgctgacagcggagctaaaaatgaGGTCATTCTAATATCACTTTCAGTCTTGACTGCCATTTTAAAAAATTTGCACCTCTACCCCTGATTTTTTCCTGATTTTAACTGAGCATGGGTTGGAATGGTACACACTAAATGAAAGTTCTAAGTATAAGAATGGACGTTACTTAGTGTCTGTCTGATAAAACtcaacaaaacaaattatacacactacatatacattaaagTACCAGGTATAACAATGGAAGCTACAGTGTCTGTCAGATAAAACTGAACAAAACAAGAGAATTGAAAGATTAAAACTACCTCTTCAGCTTTTTCCTTAGCTCTCTCTTCTTCTTCAAGCCGTTCTTCAAGttccttctgttgttgtttgatTTCATCCACTTTTTCATTCAATTTCTCTTTGATGACTGACACCATTGTAAAAACCATTGCCATTCCTAGGTTTTCTTCAACCTGAAAATACCGTGGAAACAGTCATGAATGGAAGTCAATTGGTGTGTGTGCAtgaccgtgtgtgtgtgtgtgtgtgtgtgtgtgtgtgtatgtgtgtgtgtgtgtgtgtgtgtgtgtgtgtgtgtgtgtgtgtgtgtgtgattattgAAATCTATGTACAATACTTGGTAGTGGGGTGGCATAAACATTTACTCAAACACTATATATGCTATCTATTATTACATGTGAGGATTATGGGATCAGTGTTTACCCATCATGGTTgatctacattgtatgtgtttcCCTGTGTCAGACTGAGACACGGTAAACTTTTAACTTTTTCTGACCTGTTTGAAATTGAATACCTAATGGCCACATATCTGATATTTCTGATCAAATGTAAATTAATGTCTGTTACATGTAGTCTCAATTCAATGTTTTAAGTTTCACCTATGCTTTCAGTAAAAAGGCAAACTGATAATGGAAATTGTTTACCAATGTAACAATgatacaggtgtgtgtgtgtgtgtgtgtgtttgcctgcatacatgtgtgtggtGTGTTTGCATTTGCCTGTTTAcatgtgtgtggtgtgtgtgtgtgtgcttatgTGTtgcatttgtttgtgtgtgtgtgcttacatgtatatgttcacATTTGCCtgtttacatgtgtgtatgtatgtatgtatgtatgtatgtatgtatgtatgtatgtatgtatgtatgtatgtatgtatgtaggtgtgtgtgtgtatgtatgtatgtatgtatgtatgtatgtatgtatgtatgtatgtgtgtgtgtgtgtgtgtgtgtgtgtgtgtgtgtgtgtgtgtgtgtgtgtaacctTTGTTATCATTCTACCTGTGTCCTGTGCAACACTTCAATACTTCTTTTCTGAAATCACATTACTATTCAGTATAGTGTCCATACATTCTATTCTAGATTGACAATTTTGCtggtacacgtacacacactgTATGCCACTGTTCTCTTACTGCATGACAGCCAACCATAGCCTTAATTCACCTTTACCCAGTCAATACTCTGTCAAGGGTTATGCtgacaatttgcataaattatttgCAAATTTGCATCTTTGAAGACTAAATATGGTTTGgtaaatttaaatacatttgcataGCCATTATATTTAAATACTATATAGTTTGATAAATgtcataaatttgcatatccaCTATCTTTGGAGAAAAAATATGGGTGGTATTTGCATATAAACTTCTTATAAATGCTTGCATATCAATGagataatgttttatttatagGTTATGGGATGATTTTTTTGGTCTGAATAATATAACCTTTGAAACGTATCCTGTCATAATTTCCAGAAAGTTTTCCTGTTTCCATTTCGCAGAGTTTTAGCAGTAAAAACATTCATTTAAATTCAGATATGTACACACATTCAAAAACCTGATGACTAAGGATTGATACTGACACTGTTTTAACCTGTTAGAAAAGTTGAACCAAAAATAGCATGgcaaggtcagaggtcatgagTAGGATTGAATGATAATTAGCATACAGTCACCTTTCAGGATGATCAGTAATTGTCAATTGAAGCAAGTTGATCTAGACACTTTGTCACTTGGGCTAACTTCCTACCATTACCAATCTTATATTCAAAATAGCTTTTTGGAAAAAATGTGTTCATTAAAACTGAAGAATATGTTATGATGTACCATAGTAGATCTGTAATTAAGGAGTCATTGACCCCACCATGAAACTATCATAAATccttagtacatgtatctcaagttaGAGTTTGCAGTGTTTCATTTTCCTTTTAAATGTGAAAGTGTCCAAAAACTGTCATGACTTAAAACTGGGAATAGCGCTACATGAAAGATATATCCATAAACTTTTTGAGTTCTGAACAATCATTTTATGATCTTACATCATGTAAATTTTGTGTGACTTGCAAGAAACATTAAATTGACTTTCTCTTACAATTTCACTGTTCTACCAATGGTCCACTATTGGCTCATGGGGCTAGcagatatgtatatgtattagatgaacactaaATAACTACTTAGCTGCAGGTAATATAACTTAGGAGAttaagtcatgaatattcattgtttatctaataaatacaatttttccTTATCTGTGTGACTTTAATAAACAATGTAGGTTAGTCCTGGTGGTGTAAGTCAGACTAGATTTTAAGCCGGGTTACATTTATGTGTGAACACATTCAGGCCAACTCTGGTCCCAGTAGGTTACGTAAGTTGAGTGAGATGAGAAGTATATTTGACAAAGGCAGTCTGAATGTGGCCAAAAAAACCAGCTTATCAGTGTTATGACTTAAAACTGCACTACATGTAGCAGTAATTGGAACTTTTTTGTTAAAAGTGTTTTTATAGGGCCaataacttacatgtaataatatcgTTCACccatgaacagtattgcatcacctgtggatatacatattatttgtaggtgtatatatgacaaatcaaatcaaattgatttttgagttcACATCCAAAAAATCAGCGCTCTCTACggcaatcacgatttcaacctgtttctgtactatttatggataatatcgaccactgattaacatgtataaTTGCTAACTATTTGGTATTTTAcgaattttcagtgaaaatattgtgGTTTGAGAAATGATATTCCAGTTATAACTAGCAGGTTTCAGTTGCCCTAGAGTCAATTCTCTTCTATGTAAAGTGAACATTGTATTTATGTACCATCAACTTTCATATCACAGTGAGTTACACTTTATTTCAGTAACAGATAACCATGTGAGGTAAGATTGGCTCACAGGAAGTAACTATTGCAGATTAtatcaaatttgcatttttgaATTGAGAGGCTGTACACGGAACATTGGCACGGTTTGGTGTTTGTGATGTTGTTTACTTAATTTTAAGTGTTTTCTACACTTAGAGCAGACAGTAACGGTAGACATATGAAGGCAGACAATAAAGATAAGTCACTTAGTACATCCCATTAAAATAtctgttttttgaaattttgttatgAAATATCCTCAGGACCTGTCTAATGTTTTAAGTTTTAGAAGAGAagccaccatcaccatcatcatcattcacaCATACAAGGTAATATGAAAACTATCTTTAACTGTTCTtgacaatatcatcatcatcatcatcatcatcatcatcatcatcatcatcatcatcatcattgttgaCGCCGTCATTATCATCACCTTCATTGTGCTTGTTGTAtctgtcattatcatcatcatcatcatcatcatcattatcatcatcgtAGTcgtcataatcataatcataatcataatcgtcataatcataatcatcaccataatcataatattcataatcGTCATTGTCATCACTACATGttcatcatttgcatacacttgGCAAAGTGaaaacaacatgtacatgtatattattatattaacatgtatattattatattaacatGTATATTAACTATTTTTACCTGTTCTTGACATAGTTCTAGAATGGAAGTGACATCATCATCTTCTAAGTTTTCTGATGACGTCACCTCAGTAATGGGAGATTCATCTGGATATTTTGGTGTGTATGTACACTGCAAGGTCGCTTGTACAactgaaatcaaaataaacactGCTAAGTAGGTAGCtcaaggcccatgattcaatctcTGGCTCTCACATTAGTGATAGCTTTAATATCCGTTGAAGGTTAGATAGGGTTCAAGCTTAGAACAGGTCTGTTGATTCCCTCAGCATTGATGAGGTAAGGGTTCATGAGTTGTGAAATTCTtaactttgtttattttccatGATGTCTTACCCGCATGAACAGCAAATCTCGTCCGagtaaagtttgttgatttttATAGCTGTAATATCTTAAGAGTGGATAGGACAAACTAGACAGGTTTATGGCTTCAAACAGGTTATTACAAGTATATGTACAAGTACaggaaataaacaaagtttggagaTACACAACTCTTGACACAGCTACTTCAGCATTGTTTGGGCAAGGGTTCAAGAGACATGACTCTACAAACTATGTTCACTTCCCATGATGCCTTGTACCGCAGAACCAGATTTGCCAATTTGGATGAATAGTCTTCGAATTGTTGAACTGCCTCACACCTAGAACTGCTTGATGTCTTGAGGTCTGGGTGCCTTCTAGGTAAACCCTCTGGTTAATGTCATTTATCTACATATCGGTTCATATTTACCACAAGTCAAAAACATTAAATGAAGTACATTAATCTTCAATGTTGTACTCATGAACTACTACACTTTCCTTTGTAAAAACATGtaaatcttttttttctgttgttgtaGAAAATAGATATCCTATGTTCTTTGTTCATCACTAAATATGTCTGAGTAACATATTTGTTGTCTAAAAAACACTGACTGGAATGTAGCTGTCTTATTGTGAACTGCTTACCTGtgtcttcatcttcatcatctgcATTGTCAGATGCCAATCTGATTTCAAAACAGTGTGGATTTGTGGAGAGAACTGTAAGGAAGAAGACACTGATGTAGTGATTATGTGAAACATAAAAGATGATGAATGTATCTATCATAGCAAAGTGTCAGCTTCGTCTTACATAGACTTGAGTTGAACAAACTTTGACATGTACAGTTGTGTACATATTCTTGATCTCTTTGCTatgtcaggggtgaacaaataattttgtgaactggtggtctccggaccagtgccttaacaaatccagtggtcctgctgaaagaattagtggtccaaggtcccgctaatgtgaaacattaaatcttacctatgaatctgtatattcaaatgactttttaacatagttattaacagtaaggtactggtccaatggaccagacaaggtaaaatttgtgtggtcgaccccaaaaaattgctagtcccagacccaggaccagtggatttgttcaccccatgtatgtacaatgtacatactgcaATATCAATGCATTGTCAGTTATTCTTAAAATTTGTGATAATAAATCTTCCACTGAGTATAtctaatatacatacatttactttatgttctatgatttgtatacatgtatgggtaCAACTGAAAATTTACTGACACTGGACTGAAAAGTTGATACAATCCTAGAGACTGTAATAGTCTTCACTTCTGTTCactttatttttgttcatttcagaACTGTTAACAACAGAAAACTTAAGTGCAGAACAGTGGCAATTTGAGGTCCAAGTTAGCTTTAAGTTAGGGAATATGCATGTAACCTTATGGGTCTGGTGTCTATGGCTCATGATTTTACATTCTTAAGTCTGTTTCATCTTATTCAGATTCTAAAGCCTTGCTTCAGATAGAGATGTAACAATGGTAAAACAGACAAGTTTCACGAAATAGATGCCAGCAGAAGTCTCACTACACTGGTACATACTATTCTGGTGCTCTGAGAGTCTGCCTAACATAGAAGCATGTAGTATAGAGcatagtcttgtagtaagaccaTGGATATGTGCTTTAGAGGTTGTTGAATAAAGCTGTTACATAATGAATATGTTTGTCTGGGTGCTACACCCTCAGTGCTGACTTTTTTGGTTGCTTTTACAGAAAAGTAAACAGAATAGcctgaggggtctagcagctacAAAATGTAGACTGCATGTACATAGAGTAGTGGAGTACCATCGATGACTATTTTACATTCTAAAGTCTGTTCTTTCCAACAACtggtttatgtatatacatgtaccaatgaTTACTTGTTAAATGCTACTTGCTCATACTTGCTATGCaataaagaaaatgttattgcaAATATGCAACGGCatggtatgcaaatgagggcagaTTCCTCTACATGAAATTCCATGCTTGCAAAATATGAGTTTAATGCAattttgttgtttcagataaacaatATGCCATAACAACAGATGGccatgatgtgtacatgtaagtgccAGTGTGAGTGTGAGTACTCAGGGTTATTTGCACTTTGCTTGCCATGTtcatgtggagtcatgatgggtgaatggctagcgtgaccggcttggaatctacaggttgcaggtttgagccccgtcgctgcctgctgtttgtttctgagtggctaaagtccttgggcaagatttgaaccacgactgtgcctcagtcaacccagctgtataactggggacct from Glandiceps talaboti chromosome 3, keGlaTala1.1, whole genome shotgun sequence carries:
- the LOC144432570 gene encoding RWD domain-containing protein 1-like, translated to MTDYEEEQNNEIEALTAIYPEEFTVLSTNPHCFEIRLASDNADDEDEDTVVQATLQCTYTPKYPDESPITEVTSSENLEDDDVTSILELCQEQVEENLGMAMVFTMVSVIKEKLNEKVDEIKQQQKELEERLEEEERAKEKAEEAKKFTGTPVTIETFLAWKKKFDEEMAQKKNKTLETAEDSKKLTGRQLFEQDQSLDDSEVAFLEEEGDNVVVDESLFQELDDLELEDEIDIDEDD